Within Apteryx mantelli isolate bAptMan1 chromosome 10, bAptMan1.hap1, whole genome shotgun sequence, the genomic segment TCGGATCTGCCGGGGTGTCCGCGGGGGTAAGCCCAGCTGACTCCCGTCCCCGCTCTTTGCCGGCAGGACTCCAAGAACGACAACTTTGGCGAGAAGATGAAGGAGTTCATGCACAAGTACGACAAAAACGCGGATGGCAAAATCGAGATGGCGGAGGTGAGTCGCGCTGGCCCCGGGGGACCggatggggctgcagggctggcgTGTTGCCTTTGGCGTTCCCAGCGTCCGGGGTGGCCGCGGATGGCGGGAGGAGATGCCCAGGCAAAGCTCGGTGGGGGCAGTGATTTCTTTGGGGTAACATGAACAAGTAGAAATCCCCATATGGGGGAGTGGGAGAAGCTTGTGTGCGTGATGGGCTCGTGGTGGGGAGCCGCCGGAGCGTGCCGGGGACCTGGGTCCTTGTCCCACTGATGCTCACTGTCCCCCGCAGCTGGCTCAGATCCTGCCCACGGAGGAGAACTTCCTGCTGTGTTTCCGCCAGCACGTCGGCTccagctcagagttcatggaggTGAGTGGGGCTGGCTGCGCCCGGGCTCTTGCTGCCCTCACACCGTCTCCAGCCACAGGTTCTTGAGCCCGTTTTGGTCCCTGAAGTCCTGGTGCCTGGCTCTGCTGCGGACAAACGAGCAGCAGCCAGGCTCAGGGCAGGAGTTTCCCAAACTCTCCCCAGTCTCCCCCAAACCTTAGGCTCCAATTTGGTGTCAGTGCCTGGGAAAGCCTGGCCTGGTCCCCCCCTGAACCCGGCTTGCCCGCTCTCCTCCACGGGAGCAAGCAGAGCCGCTGCAGACATCCGCCTTGCAGCAGAGGGTCTTGACCGCGAGGGGCTTTAATTGATTTAAACTAACTTTGTTACGgtgggaaagaggaggggaagcACAGGAAGGTGGCGTGAGAGACCCATGTGTGAACAGTGCCGGTTTTGGGTGGAGAGCAGGAATGAGATGAGCTTCTCCAGTCCTCAGAGCTGTCCCAGCACCTTTCAGAGCAGCTGGGCATTTCATCCTGGTCTCCGGACCGAGGTGAGCTGCCAGGACCAATAGCTTTTTCCATAAATTCCCCCTCCAGGATGACCTGGGCGGTCTGTCCTTAGTGTCCTGCATAAATGGGCTGTGCTGGCCCTCCCAGCCACGCTCCACGCTAGGGCTGGCTGTGTTTTGGAGGCGAGAGGAGCCATCCCTGCATCCGTTGCCTCCGTCAGAGGGATGTGGAAACCCCAAAGCCCATGTGCATAGGGCAAAACCGATCCCAGGAAGCCTGGCAGATAAATCCTTGCCGAGCTGGTGGTTACCGAAACGCCGCTGGGGGCGAGGGAGAGGTGGCAGCTGCCAGGCAGCGCTGTACGGGGAGGGGGCGGCTTTCCAGCCGGGCTTGGAAAATGAACCTCGCGTCCAAATCGGAGGCGGAAAGAGGAGCGCCTGTTGCAGGGTGGCTGGTAAGCGGACGCTATTGTCGCCTCGGGGAAATGCCATCAAATATTAAAGCCCTGCCCCGCAAGCCGTAGCGAGGACAATAACGCGCTCGAACTCCTGGCGCGGCGTGCGCCTGCGCTCGCTCAACCGTCGCCCGGCCCGACAAAAGCCGCCGGTTTGTGTGTCGCCGGCCGGGAAAGCTCCCGGCCCCGAGGGGGAGAGGTGCCCCCGGGCGTTTCTGCAGGGGGGGAAACTCCTCTGCGGGGAGAGCGTGCAGCGGCGAAGCGGGCGCCATGGCGCGGCCCTGCCTCGGGccagggcggcggggggagctCGGAGGGGGCCGCGTTGGGGCGAGGAGGGGGGAGAACCCCCCGCGAACGCTTGCGGTGCCTCCTTCGCAGGCCTGGCGGAAGTACGACACGGACCGCAGCGGCTACATCGAGGCCAACGAGCTCAAGGTGGgctgcgggccggggcggggggcgcgggcagggGGGCTGCGCTGGGTGCCCGCTCCTGGCCCCGCGGGGCATCGCCCACTGGGGCGCCGCAGGGTGCTCAGCCACCCCGGGGGCAGCCCGGCGGGACCGTGCCGCGGCCAACGCGTCGCTCTCCGGCCAGGGCTTCTTGTCGGACCTGCTGAAGAAGGCGAACCGGCCCTACGACGAGCCGAAGCTGCAGGAGTACACGCAGACCATCGTAAGTGGGGGCGAGCCCCGAATCGCCTGCCTCTGCCCACCCCGCCGCGGGAGGGAGGAGACGGTCGGTAACGGGCTGCCGCTCGTGTCCCCACAGCTGCGGATTTTCGACATGAACGGGGACGGGAAGCTGTGCCTCTCGGAGATGTCCCGGTAAGACCCCTCTCCCGCCGCTCACTGCCGGCAGAGCCAGGGGCTGCGGGGTGGGGATGTCTCCTCGGATGCCTCCTTCCAAAAAGGGGCTTTGGGACCGCAGAGTGGGCTGCCCCTCTGCACCCGAGATCAGCGCTGCTGCCGGGATTTGGGGAGCGAAAGAAGCAAGTGGTGGGGAGGAAAAACCTCAAAACATTCGTATCTGTTAAGAGTTTGTTTTCACTCTGGCTGCCGGAGGAAAGCAGGTTTTCCTCTTTGGTTTGCTCatgtttctaaatgaaaaatCCTTGTGACTTCAAAAAAACCAGCACTTTTCATTACAAATGCAGTGTCACATGGGGCATTCCTACAACTTCAGATGTCTCCTGGCAAAGGAGAGCAGCGGAGAAGAAACCGCAGAGACCCTTCCCTGCCAGCGGTTCCTATCTGGCCTCTTTagccgtgtttttttttttttatttttttttaacgaagAAGGCCAAAACTTTCTGCTATCTGCATTTCTAGGTGCCAGCAGCTACCGAGTCCCTTCTCTGCTTTGTCAGTCCCGAATCGCGCTCGGTTCCCCAACGGCTGTAAGTTCACGTTGGTCCAGCCTCCCGCCGGCGCATCCGCAGCCTGGCGCTCTCGTTCACGCTGCCGCAGCCTGAATCGGCTCAGGGAACCGATCTGGCTCAAAGCTaacctggggaaaggaggaggaggaaaaaaaaacgaaTTTTTGGCCAGATCAGTTCCTTCATCTGACTCTTACTGCAGAAATGCTGGTGCCAGGCGGGAACCTGTGGCTGGGAGCAGAGGGTCTGGCCAGGGTTGGCTCTCACCTAAGAGAGCGCCGAGCCCCACGGACACgtccctgggtgcgcggctgatgCAGCAGCGCTGCGGTCGCGTGCCCGCTCCGCAGCAGTTTCCTGTCCCTCGGGATACCTGGCTCACTGCGACCTGGCTGCTTCCCGCTCATCCTCTGGCCTTCTTGTTTTTCAGACTTTTGCCTGTGCAGGAAAACTTCCTTCTTAagtttcaggtaaaaaaaaaaaaaaaaaaaaaatcattcctattCCCTGTTTGCAGCGTGCCTCTTTGCCCTCcctcacttctgtttctcttgccaGGGAATGAAGTTGTCGTCGGAGGAATTCAACGCTATCTTTGCCTTTTACGATAAGGTAGGAGGGCAGTGGGAAAGGAAGACAAGGGGATTAACCTGGTGGAGCTGACGGCAGGGAGGGGGCCCTCGGCGCTGGGCTGGTGGCGAGGGGAAGGCCGGATGCAGGCGACCGGCTCTGGCTCGGAGCTGCCGCCAGCCTCACTGCCAGCATGCTGGGAACAGGCTGCCCCCAACGGAGCGACCCACAGGCCTGGGAGAGCCGTCATCTCCTGCATCCCTACGTTGCTGGGATGTGGAAGATGTTTTGGGGAGGCTCCGCTGAGGGTCACCTGCTTTCCAGGTCTCTCCTAGGAGTTTTCTCATCCCTTCCATGGGGCTGGGGATAACTTGAAGCCTGGGAAACTGCTCCAGCCAAAAATAGCTCATCAAAATAAGTCTTTGGATCAATTCCCTGCTCCGATGCAGGGAAGGAGTGCTGGTGCCAGGGGCGGACAAGTTGCCAGGGCAGGGACCCCAGCTGCATCCAGCAGCCCTCCGCACCCATGCCCGTCCCGAGCGGGGTGGCTGTGGGGATCCGGATGCTGCTGCCGGGGGTGGGCTCCCCAGGCACGTGTCCTTCCCTGTGCTCACGTCCCTCCATCACTGGCCAGGACGGGAGCGGCTTCATTGACGAGAACGAGCTGGACGCGCTTTTGAAAGACCTGTACGAGAAGAACAAGAAAGTAAGTGGGGAAGGGCCGGGCGGGAGGGAGCCCGCACACCCCTCCAGCTCCCCGGACCGTGTTCGGGCTTTGCAGGGAGTTGCTAAAACCTTGCTCAGGCCCCTGGAGAGCCAGGTGGGAGCTCGCACCTCCCAGGCCCTTCTCCAGCCCTCGGAGGGAGCGGGGAAGCCGTGCTGGAGCAGGGGAGACGCCGCAGCACCCACAGGGGacacccagggtgctggggctctGCTGGAGCCCAGGGCCAAGGCAGCGCGTGGGGAAATGGGGGTGCGCAGCCCCTCACCGATACAGCCCCCATGGCCCCACTCCTTGCAGGAGATGAACATCCAGCAACTCACCAACTACAGAAAGAGCATCATGAACCTCTCCGACGGGGGCAAACTCTACCGCAAGGAACTGGAAATTGTGCTCTGCAGCGAGCCCCCCATGTAGGGTCCCCtgcgctccctctcctcttcctcttccctggtCCCCCCCCACTTCACCCCCATCACTGCGCCGAAAGAGAGCGCAAAGAGGGGAGCAATCGCCGCCACGGTGCTGGCCGGGAGCTCTGCGCCCACCTCGCCGTGCCCTCCGCTGGCGTTCGCCCACCCGCTTCTGCCCggggcccggcccctgcccgccgcggggggagggCGCTGCATGGCCCCGTCTGCCCGCGGCCCCTTCGTCACTGTTACGCATTGCATAGGGCGCTAGTGCAGCTCTTCTTGggtttcctcctctctccagagTCTGCCGTAGTTTGTTTTCCTGTTAAAATCCCTGCCACTGGAGTGAACTTTTATTTTCCCCATCGggctggttggtttgtttttttttcttttttttttttttttgggggggggggtgtcttctcGTTCGTTTGGTCTCTTTTGCGTTCTTATTGTTTACCAAAGAACAGTTTACAAATAAACTCAAGTACTGCTACCAGACCCCGCGCTGCACCTGGGCTCATTCGCCTCCTCCAGCCAGGCACGTGCGTGGCCAAGCCCTTCGccggggtgctgtggggcccccTGGGCCCCCTGCCTGCTGGTGCTCTCAGCCATCGGCCTCCTCCAGAGAGGTGGATGGCCCGGAGCGCTCTGCCCTCTTTTGTGGGTCTGTCCCGTGGTTTAAGCTATTAGGTCAATACACAGCATATAGCTGTAGCAGGATGGGATATAGGAGATGCTTCTCTAATGATAGATACACTTATTTATCTCCTTTACCTTTCCATGAGCTGTCATCTTCTCTTGTCTTCCCAACGTGCTCCGACTGCAGCACAGAGAGGCTTAAAGCCTCCGGCTCAGCAGGTGCTGGCTGCTGGTGGTGCAGCTGGTGGATGGGGAGCTCTCGGACAGCAGcaaagagagacatgagtagaaaCGAAGCTGATGGAGACATCTGCTGACTTTCTCGGCTTTTCAGAAAGCCAATGAGCTCTGCTGAGACTAATTGAGCTGTTATCGATGgtgcaggggaaaaaaactgcCAGGAGTAGATCAGAAACCCCAGGCGGTGGCAGGAGGGCAGAGCCATCCCTGGTGAAACTTTGTTCATTAGTGCTGAGCCCTCCATCCCAAATGTGCCTGAGCCGATCCCGAATAAAGGCTGAAGCGACAGCCTTTGCTGGGAACATCATGTGCTCTGCTGAGCCACGCATGAGTGCAGCAACGGCACCCAAATCGATgtacagaaaagctttaaaaatgcagGGAAGGTGGACCCACGAGCATCTCCCTGGCACCCAAcgtggcagcagctgcactgaggGTCTGCCCATGCATGGGGTCCTTACACTCCCAGTAAGCTGGGAGAGAAGCGAAGCGGTGGGTCTGGAGAGCCTGGGAGGGTGGAAAGGCTGTCCTGGGCTCCCTGGGGCCTCTCCTTGGACCTGCAGCGTATGCCACCATCCTGGGCAAACACTGCCATCCTCAACGGCAAGGATGGTGAAGGTGTCTTCTGAGGACAAGTCCCTGGTATGgacagaggtaaaaaaaaatgaCCCCTTGGCACATTTGACCTAAGGAAAGAGAAGTTACTGAATCATTGCCTTGACCTACCCTAACGCCTGAGCCTGCTGCAGAGGGACAGCAGTGAAAGGGGAAAGACCACAGCCAGACCCAGTCCCAGCTGGGCCTAGAAAATTCATCTTGGGGCAAGGAAGGGTGAAAGGAGACGTTACAAACAGCTGCCCTGCAGGAATAGCTTTACGCAGACCCTCAGACCACAGTCCCACACAGAAAAACCCCTCCCCAAGGGCCTCGAGCTGTATGAAACCAGGCTTGGGGTTTGCTGCCAGCAGGACATTTGGCCAGCAGGGATGTCTTATGGTCCCTTGTCTCTCTGCCACCCTTGAGACCAGCAGAGAGGCATGGTACCTTGTGCTGCAAAACAGTCGCATCCGCATTTCGGTGTCACCGTAAGGGCACAAGGGCTGGCTGCTGGGGACACTGACGTACACACGTACCCCACGTGATCATCCCCAGGGCAGCAAGCAGGCCAGCTACACTGCGAAAACCTTAGTACGGGGGCTCCTGCTACAGTGGGATGACTCCCTCGCCCCCCCCAGGCTCCGTCCCCGTGTTTGGGTCAGCCGCGCTCCTCCGGCTCACACCTGCAGCCAGGGACATCTACGTCCCACAGCAGAGATGGAACTACCAGATGGCTCAGAAGATGCAGCTTTGGAGGCAGCTTTCTTTGGCTGTGTTTGTGCTTGTGGTCCCAGGCAGACAAGTGTCCATAatggactttttttccccctcctggtgCTGGCTAAACCCTCCTGCACTTGGATAGCAACTCCTGGTCTCGCACGCTTGGGCTGTCCCCGAGAAGGGCTGGCGCACATCCCTCCTCCCGGGATTCCCCTGCGCACATTTCCCGGTAACTCCTAGTTATCCCTCTCAGATGCCTCCAAAGCACCAGGGGTTGCATCCGCCTCCTGGAAAACCAGTCCTGGCGTGGAAGTACTGGTGGAGTAGCAGTGCCACCCACCGGCACAGCTTTCCAGCTGGGGACTGGGTGCACTGGGAGCATCCCTACCACATCCCTGGCTGTACCGGGCAGGATGCTCCCCCGCTGCCCAGGATTGTCTCAGCCTGGCGCCCCGGCCCCTGCGCCGAGCGCAACCCCCATGGGGCCACAAAGTGCCAGCTGCAACGCGGAGTCCTCGCCAGCCCCGAAGCCCTTGCAGGGGGGAGAGCCCCCCCCGTCCTGCCTTGCTAGGTGTGGGGTGGTTTCCCGTGCCCCGAGAGCCTTCCGGCCAGCCGGCGCTCCCCTGCCCTCCCGTCGCCCCTCGCAGAGCGGCCAAGGGCTTTAACAAGCCAACGAATGCAGTGCAAAATGGTGTTGGAGTGAACACAGTGTAAATGGTGTCACAGTGAGCAAGGTGTAAATGGTGCCAGTGTGAACATGGCATTAGTGGTGTCAGTGCAAGTGCAGTGTGAATGGTGCTGGTGTGAACGCGGTATAAACAGTGTTGGTGTAAACACAGTGCAAACTGTGCCTCTCTGCAAGCGGTGCAGTTGTGCGTCAGTGTGAAAGTGGTGTAAATGGGGTCGGTGCGCGGGCAGGGCGAATGGTGCTATTGGGAACGCGACGCCTGCGGCAGTGCTGTGCACACGGTGCCAGCGCGAAGGCGGTGTAAACCCCGGTGCCGTGAACGTGGTAGAAACGGTGCGGATGAGAAGGTGGCGTGGGGGCGCAGCGGGCGCCGTAAGCCCGTGCCGGCGTGTACGCGGTGCCGAAGGGACAGCGGCCAGGCCCGTGCCCGCGAGGGGCGTCGGGCCCAGCTGGGCTCCGCGGGCTCCGGCCCaccgcagccccctgccctgccggggaaGCCCCCAGCGCAGCCCGGCCGGCGCCCCCGAACCCCGCACGGCCCAGTAGGGCCCAGCGCAGCCCAGTAAGGCCCAGCAcggccccgacggggcgggcggcgcggctgcAGCGAGCCCGCCCGGCCACCAGGGGGCGGCGCGCCGGCGGCGCTGCGcatgcgcggggcgggcggggcggggcctgcgcgAGGCCGGTAGCCGCCCCCCCAACCCCGCTGCCTACCCGCCTGCCGCCGCCATGGCTCTGCTGCAGTCCCGCCGGctcctcgccgcgccgcgcctcgccgccgccgccgctgcctccgccCGGGCCAGGTGagggccggcggcgctggggggcgGCTCTCCCCGCTGCGGCGGGGCTGGCCCCCCAGGAGCGTGGCGGGGCGCAGGGgctcccgcgcggcgcggcgccgccgcgtgCGGTGCCGGTGCCCGTGCGggtcggggcggggcggggagcggcggagCGGAACGGGGctgggcgaggcgaggcgaggcaaggcaaggcaagggggCTCGGGGGAGGCTGTTCGCGGGGAGCAAGCGTGTCCCTGCGCGGCTCCTGTAGGCGCCGGAGAA encodes:
- the CALB2 gene encoding calretinin, yielding MAGQQAAPHLHLAELTASQFLDVWKHFDADGNGYIEGKELENFFQELESARKGAGVDSKNDNFGEKMKEFMHKYDKNADGKIEMAELAQILPTEENFLLCFRQHVGSSSEFMEAWRKYDTDRSGYIEANELKGFLSDLLKKANRPYDEPKLQEYTQTILRIFDMNGDGKLCLSEMSRLLPVQENFLLKFQGMKLSSEEFNAIFAFYDKDGSGFIDENELDALLKDLYEKNKKEMNIQQLTNYRKSIMNLSDGGKLYRKELEIVLCSEPPM